From the genome of Gemmatimonadaceae bacterium:
GCCGATGCAGCCCGCTCGGCAAGCCGCAATGCGCCCTGGGTCGCGAGGCGCGCGAGTGCACGTTGTTCCGGCGACACTGCGAGCTCGCTGGCGTCGGGGCTGCGTAGTTCCGCCACGACGCGGCCACGGTCCGTGACGAGGTAGACGTCGCCGGCGGCGACGTCGCGAAGCACGCGGCTCAGCTGTGCCTTGAGTTCTCGGATGCCAACGGTTTTCATACTCCCAATGTAGTCTCTGGTGACTACATTGTCGATTCCGGGCCGAACGGCCCAACGACATGCGCATCGTCGCCGACTCGAGCTGGCAGGCGTGCCTCGTCGGTGACACGACGCGGGGGGGGGGGGGGG
Proteins encoded in this window:
- a CDS encoding type II toxin-antitoxin system prevent-host-death family antitoxin encodes the protein MKTVGIRELKAQLSRVLRDVAAGDVYLVTDRGRVVAELRSPDASELAVSPEQRALARLATQGALRLAERAASAYRRSPLKSRAGLAKSLIAADRGE